In Spinacia oleracea cultivar Varoflay chromosome 5, BTI_SOV_V1, whole genome shotgun sequence, a single window of DNA contains:
- the LOC110777474 gene encoding uncharacterized mitochondrial protein AtMg00810-like has product MEKELEVDDEDHEGFFCCQSDNSMFIFRCDKFIVYLLLYVDDIIVTGNSTPLITKFISLLPAEFAMKDLGGVQAIRTSKGLFLCQKKYVHDLLLKFHLHTAKPVRTPLPSRTTLSITDGDLSSDPTEYRSMVGALQYLIMTRPGITYAVHLVFQFMHAPRTSHMLVVKRIYRYLQGTVDYGLCLRPGPDMSIMIAYSDADWAGCPDSCRSTTGYAIFLGGNLIFWRSKKQPTVSKSSTEAKYRVVAYTVQDTLWIRSLLAELRIVIRAPVKLFCDNVSASYLAVNPVQHDRSKHIKIDYHFVRERVAHGDLVVRYVPDELQIVDIFTKGLSDQRFVFLRSNLHVVPPAQIEGV; this is encoded by the exons ATGGAGAAAG AATTAGAAGTCGATGATGAGGATCATGAG GGCTTCTTTTGTTGTCAATCAGATAATTCTATGTTCATTTTTCGTTGTGACAAATTCATTGTTTATCTTCTTCTTTATGTCGATGATATCATTGTTACGGGCAACTCGACTCCTTTGATCACCAAATTCATATCCCTTTTGCCTGCCGAGTTTGCTATGAAAGATTTAGGTGGAGTGCAGGCGATACGTACTTCCAAAGGTTTATTTTTGTGTCAGAAAAAGTATGTCCATGATTTACTTCTAAAATTCCATCTGCACACTGCTAAACCTGTGCGTACCCCTCTTCCTAGTCGTACCACACTTTCTATTACAGATGGTGATTTATCATCCGATCCTACTGAGTATCGCAGTATGGTTGGAGCTTTACAGTACTTGATTATGACAAGACCTGGTATTACATATGCTGTGCATTTAGTTTTCCAATTTATGCATGCACCCCGCACATCTCACATGTTGGTTGTTAAGCGTATATACAGGTACTTGCAGGGTACTGTGGACTACGGTTTATGCCTTCGCCCCGGCCCAGACATGTCAATCATGATTGCCTACTCAGATGCGGATTGGGCAGGTTGTCCAGATAGTTGTCGTTCCACCACTGGTTATGCAATTTTTCTTGGTGGCAACCTCATTTTCTGGCGCTCGAAGAAGCAACCCACTGTCTCCAAATCTTCCACAGAAGCAAAGTACCGCGTTGTTGCATACACGGTACAGGATACTCTCTGGATTCGTTCCTTGTTAGCTGAGTTGAGAATAGTCATCCGCGCACCCGTAAAGCTCTTTTGTGATAATGTTTCTGCATCCTATCTTGCGGTCAATCCGGTTCAACATGATCGTAGCAAACATATCAAAATAGATTATCATTTCGTTCGGGAGCGTGTTGCTCATGGTGATTTAGTTGTTCGTTATGTCCCTGATGAGTTACAAATTGTTGACATTTTTACGAAAGGTTTGTCGGATCAGCGTTTTGTGTTTTTAAGGTCCAATCTGCACGTGGTTCCCCCTGCACAGATTGAGGGAGTGTAA